A part of Nitrososphaerota archaeon genomic DNA contains:
- a CDS encoding 4Fe-4S binding protein, whose translation MSNVKKWTSESLGVTIEIDYDKCIGAGQCVAVCPTGVYELKDGKSTAPNIDSCIQCCVCVTSCPTGAIKHSSC comes from the coding sequence ATGTCGAATGTAAAAAAATGGACTAGTGAAAGTTTAGGAGTAACTATTGAAATAGATTATGATAAATGTATTGGTGCAGGACAATGCGTAGCTGTTTGCCCAACAGGAGTTTATGAACTTAAAGATGGAAAATCAACAGCTCCAAATATTGATTCATGTATACAATGTTGCGTTTGTGTTACATCTTGTCCAACAGGCGCAATAAAACATAGTAGTTGTTAA
- a CDS encoding GNAT family N-acetyltransferase, translating into MLEIAKEILIERLRREDIPHIAEIASICFHGLRNYYDALKWIECNFNAFPRMQYFIAKFGNDIIGYILWMEKGGFRKEAVWELEQIAILPEYRGKGIGEKLIKESFEAIKKYTHARDSKIKIVLVTTSAENSAQRIYNKVLGAKVECVIKDLFRSDEVIMIARNIDT; encoded by the coding sequence ATGTTAGAAATTGCTAAAGAAATACTTATTGAAAGATTAAGAAGAGAAGATATTCCACATATTGCAGAAATTGCATCGATTTGCTTTCATGGATTAAGAAATTACTATGATGCATTAAAATGGATTGAATGCAATTTTAATGCTTTTCCAAGAATGCAATATTTCATAGCTAAATTTGGAAATGATATAATTGGATATATTCTATGGATGGAAAAAGGTGGTTTTAGAAAGGAAGCAGTATGGGAACTTGAACAAATTGCAATTCTTCCAGAATATAGAGGAAAAGGAATTGGAGAAAAATTAATAAAAGAATCTTTCGAAGCTATTAAAAAGTATACTCATGCAAGAGACTCTAAAATAAAAATTGTGTTAGTTACAACTAGTGCTGAAAATTCTGCTCAAAGAATATATAATAAAGTTTTAGGAGCTAAAGTTGAATGTGTAATAAAGGATTTGTTTAGAAGCGATGAAGTAATAATGATAGCTAGGAATATAGATACTTAA